The Bos indicus x Bos taurus breed Angus x Brahman F1 hybrid chromosome 13, Bos_hybrid_MaternalHap_v2.0, whole genome shotgun sequence genome includes a region encoding these proteins:
- the RBPJL gene encoding recombining binding protein suppressor of hairless-like protein: MDPVGADPSAPPGPLTHLSLPDSSEARPQSGADGRSLPGSWTRSSSEPSAVLREGVRRCLQQQCEQTVWILHAKVAQKSYGNEKRFFCPPPCVYLAGPGWRVKPVPGQAHQAGQTGPLVCGYMGLDGASGSAAETQKLNFEEQPDSREFSCAKTLYISDADKRKHFRLVLRLMLRGGRELGTFHSRLIKVISKPSQKKQSLKNTDLCISSGSKVSLFNRLRSQTVSTRYLSVEDGDFVASARQWAAFTLHLADEQCSQGDFPPREGYVRYGSLVQLVCTVTGITLPPMIIRKVAKQCALLDVDEPISQLHKCAFQFPGGPPGGGGTYLCLATEKVVQFQASPCPNEANRALLNDNSCWTIIGTESVEFSFSTSLACTREPVTPVPLISTLELSGGGDVATLELHGENFHAGLKVWFGDVEAETMYRSPRSLVCVVPDVAVFGSDWRWLRTPITVPVSLVRTDGLFYPSAFSFTYTPEYSARPGAPGALAAPAADADALLESIHHEFTRTNFHLFIQT, translated from the exons ACCCCTCGGCACCCCCGGGCCCTTTGACTCACCTGAGCCTGCCGGACAGCTCAGAGGCGCGGCCGCAGAGCGGAGCCGACGGGCGGAGCCTCCCTGGCAGTTGGACCAG GTCGTCTTCGGAGCCCAGTGCGGTCCTGAGGGAAGGCGTGCGCCGCTGCCTGCAGCAGCAGTGCGAGCAGACGGTTTGGATCCTGCACGCCAAGGTGGCCCAGAAATCATACGGAAATGAGAAGAG GTTCTTCTGCCCGCCGCCCTGTGTCTACCTCGCAGGTCCGGGCTGGAGGGTGAAGCCAGTACCGGGCCAAG CCCACCAAGCAGGGCAGACTGGGCCCCTGGTCTGCGGTTACATGGGACTAGACGGCGCGTCCGGCAGCGCCGCCGAGACGCAGAAGTTGAATTTCGAAGAGCAGCCCGACTCCAGG GAATTCAGTTGCGCCAAGACTCTGTACATCTCGGACGCAGACAAGAGGAAGCACTTCCGACTGGTGTTGCGGCTCATGCTCCGAGGCGGCCGGGAGCTGGGCACCTTCCACAGCCGCCTCATCAAGGTCATCTCCAAGCCCTCGCAGAAGAAACAGTCGCTGAAAAACACCGACC TGTGCATATCCTCGGGCTCGAAGGTCTCCCTCTTCAACCGCCTGCGCTCCCAGACGGTCTCCACGCGCTACCTCTCCGTGGAGGACGGGGACTTTGTGGCCAGTGCACGCCAGTGGGCTGCCTTCACTCTCCACCTGG CTGATGAACAGTGTTCCCAGGGGGACTTCCCGCCTCGAGAGGGCTACGTCCGCTACGGCTCCCTGGTGCAGCTCGTCTGCACGGTCACGGGCATCACCCTACCTCcaatg ATCATCCGCAAAGTAGCCAAACAGTGTGCCCTCCTCGACGTGGATGAGCCCATCTCGCAACTCCACAAGTGTGCATTCCAGTTTCCTGGTGGTCCTCCAGGAGGAGGCGGCACCTACTTATGTCTCGCTACAGAGAAGGTGGTGCAGTTTCAG gcctccccctgccccaacGAGGCCAACAGAGCGCTGCTCAACGACAACTCTTGCTGGACCATCATCGGCACCGAGTCGGTGGAATTCTCCTTCAGCACCAGCCTGGCGTGCACCCGGGAGCCGGTCACTCCCGTGCCGCTCATCAGCACCCTCGAG CTGAGTGGCGGGGGCGACGTGGCCACCCTGGAGCTCCACGGTGAGAACTTCCACGCGGGGCTCAAGGTGTGGTTCGGGGACGTGGAAGCGGAAACCATGTACag GAGCCCGCGGTCCCTGGTGTGTGTGGTACCCGACGTAGCCGTCTTCGGCAGCGACTGGCGCTGGCTGCGCACACCCATCACAGTGCCCGTGAGCCTCGTGCGCACCGACGGCCTTTTCTACCCCAGCGCCTTCTCTTTCACCTACACGCCCGAGTACAGCGCGCGGCCGGGGGCCCCGGGCGCCCTGGCGGCGCCCGCCGCTGACGCCGACGCGCTCCTGGAGAGCATCCATCACGAGTTCACGCGCACCAACTTCCACCTCTTCATCCAGACGTAG